Proteins from one Streptomyces sp. NBC_00390 genomic window:
- a CDS encoding DUF1203 domain-containing protein, whose protein sequence is MTTTSTVAFRVRALPAEVLDRVRTTGVDAFGNRVERITAEGGDPLRCCLRNAESGEDLLLFGYQPPLPASPYREVGAVLAHAAPCAGPADVSSYPPDWRGRPQVLRAYDARGWIHDATSVHDGQDPEGAIAELLAEPDVVQVHSRNVAWGCYMFTITRAG, encoded by the coding sequence ATGACTACGACATCGACGGTCGCCTTCCGGGTCCGTGCGCTGCCCGCTGAGGTGCTGGACAGGGTGCGCACCACTGGAGTCGACGCCTTCGGGAATCGTGTGGAGCGCATCACCGCCGAGGGCGGCGATCCCCTCCGCTGCTGTCTGCGCAACGCCGAGTCCGGCGAAGACCTGCTGCTCTTCGGCTACCAGCCGCCGCTCCCTGCCAGCCCCTACCGTGAGGTCGGCGCCGTGCTCGCGCACGCTGCCCCCTGCGCGGGACCCGCCGACGTCAGCAGCTATCCGCCGGACTGGCGCGGACGTCCGCAGGTGCTGCGGGCATACGATGCTCGCGGCTGGATCCACGACGCGACCAGCGTGCACGACGGCCAGGATCCAGAGGGAGCCATCGCTGAGCTGCTCGCGGAGCCTGACGTGGTGCAGGTCCACAGCCGCAACGTCGCCTGGGGGTGCTACATGTTCACGATCACCCGCGCCGGATAG
- a CDS encoding GNAT family N-acetyltransferase has protein sequence MLAGQSDFAAAFKLIEESLDHVRPWEPWVARHSEKSTRDFLAKTESKWASGDGYNYAIAKEGTLIGMCQTYRGAEPQSRRMGYWLHPAATGQGVATRATSAMVTEMFTLPDVEYLEIAHDLANTSSAAIPRRLGFTEAMREQATPPVAPSGSGIDVVWRLNRPTPHVDGPPCP, from the coding sequence ATGCTGGCGGGGCAGAGCGACTTCGCTGCGGCATTCAAGTTGATCGAGGAGTCTCTGGACCACGTGCGCCCCTGGGAGCCGTGGGTCGCCCGGCACAGCGAGAAGAGCACCCGAGACTTCCTCGCGAAGACCGAGTCGAAGTGGGCAAGCGGTGACGGGTACAACTACGCCATCGCCAAAGAGGGCACTCTCATTGGCATGTGCCAGACCTACCGCGGGGCCGAACCGCAGAGTCGGCGCATGGGGTACTGGCTGCACCCTGCCGCCACTGGCCAGGGCGTCGCCACGAGAGCGACGTCGGCCATGGTCACCGAGATGTTCACCCTGCCGGACGTGGAGTACCTGGAAATCGCGCACGACCTGGCCAACACCTCCAGCGCCGCAATACCACGCCGGTTGGGCTTCACCGAAGCCATGCGTGAACAGGCAACGCCGCCCGTAGCACCCTCAGGCAGCGGGATCGACGTGGTCTGGCGGCTCAACCGCCCTACGCCGCACGTTGACGGCCCGCCCTGCCCCTGA
- a CDS encoding FG-GAP repeat protein — translation MRHIRSAAVTAAALLTLGGGAAFAAPAAQAAVPFPSIGWQQRNCDYDGNGFDDVLTGAPGATVSGATGAGYVTVQYSSSSGLSTTKKSVIHQNTSGVPGGAEAGDGFGRAVASGDLDNDGYDDAIVGIPGEDLAGLSDAGGAIVFWGSPTGLHGADSTWLENPDELRAGANFGRAIEAARYFAPDPADPNANPRDSIAVLEDEALLFFTAPPGGTAQQQLKMSDRSMRARDFSPQDAGFEFRNLSHGNYNEDSWADLAISGVTTGDQPGVGSVQVLHGAPDVDGLGDGGTFPGGPAIVSGDWDGTGQDDLVIGETGVGSPPGGGITLYVGRGDLSGLEPEPVQYWTQDSVGIPGVAESGDQWGAELSAGDTDGDGHPDLAIGAPGEDIGSVSNAGAVWVLRGDPTGFTNVGAKSFDQQLADIPGVAETSDRWGGQVRLIDANKDGLFGLLAAAPGENTNDGFVWVIPASSSGLVAKSTWTFDGARLGAPVANAQFGAAIDE, via the coding sequence GTGCGTCACATCAGAAGCGCGGCCGTCACGGCCGCGGCACTCCTCACCCTCGGTGGCGGCGCCGCTTTTGCGGCGCCTGCCGCACAGGCCGCAGTGCCCTTTCCGTCCATCGGCTGGCAGCAGCGCAATTGCGACTACGACGGCAACGGTTTCGACGACGTGCTGACCGGCGCCCCGGGCGCCACGGTGAGCGGTGCGACGGGCGCCGGCTACGTCACGGTGCAGTACAGCTCGTCAAGCGGTCTCAGCACCACCAAGAAGAGCGTCATCCACCAGAACACCTCGGGCGTCCCGGGCGGTGCCGAGGCCGGCGACGGCTTCGGGCGAGCCGTGGCCTCCGGCGACCTGGACAACGACGGCTACGACGACGCGATCGTCGGCATCCCCGGCGAGGACCTGGCAGGGCTGTCCGACGCGGGCGGCGCCATCGTCTTCTGGGGCTCGCCGACCGGGCTGCATGGGGCCGACAGCACCTGGCTGGAAAACCCCGACGAACTGCGGGCCGGCGCGAACTTCGGGCGGGCGATCGAAGCGGCCAGGTACTTCGCCCCGGACCCGGCGGACCCGAACGCCAACCCGCGTGACTCGATCGCCGTCCTGGAGGACGAAGCCCTGCTGTTCTTCACCGCCCCGCCCGGCGGGACGGCGCAGCAGCAGCTGAAGATGTCGGACCGCAGCATGCGGGCGCGGGACTTCTCGCCGCAGGACGCCGGCTTCGAGTTCCGCAACCTCAGCCACGGAAACTACAACGAGGACTCCTGGGCCGACCTGGCCATCTCCGGGGTCACCACCGGCGACCAGCCGGGCGTCGGCTCGGTGCAGGTGCTGCACGGTGCGCCGGACGTCGACGGCCTCGGCGACGGCGGCACGTTCCCGGGCGGCCCGGCCATCGTCTCCGGCGACTGGGACGGCACTGGACAGGACGACCTCGTCATCGGCGAAACGGGCGTGGGCTCGCCGCCGGGCGGCGGGATCACCCTCTACGTGGGCCGCGGCGACCTGTCCGGCCTCGAGCCGGAGCCGGTGCAGTACTGGACCCAGGACTCCGTCGGCATCCCGGGTGTCGCGGAGTCGGGCGACCAGTGGGGCGCCGAGCTGTCGGCCGGCGACACCGACGGCGACGGCCACCCGGACCTCGCCATCGGCGCACCCGGCGAGGACATCGGCAGCGTGTCCAACGCGGGCGCGGTGTGGGTGCTGCGCGGCGATCCGACCGGGTTCACCAACGTCGGGGCGAAGAGCTTCGACCAGCAGCTCGCCGACATCCCCGGCGTGGCGGAGACCTCGGACCGCTGGGGCGGTCAGGTCCGGCTGATCGACGCCAACAAGGACGGCCTCTTCGGCCTGCTGGCGGCGGCACCGGGCGAGAACACCAACGACGGCTTCGTATGGGTCATCCCCGCGTCGTCGTCGGGGCTGGTCGCAAAGAGCACGTGGACCTTCGACGGGGCACGCCTCGGGGCACCGGTGGCGAACGCGCAGTTCGGGGCGGCGATCGACGAGTAG
- a CDS encoding dihydrofolate reductase family protein: MRTLISTAFISLDGVVEAPGGEPGYRNAGWTFKDVEFLPEAFDIKGREQKEATAMLMGRTSYEAFSPVWPDMEDFADYKAMPKYVVSTTLTEDDLVSNWGETTILRSLDDVAALKETEGGPIIVHGSASLNQALSDAGLIDRYHLLVFPLLLGAGKRLFSATDKDTQKLKLVEHEVYANGLQKNVFDVVR, from the coding sequence ATGCGTACCCTGATCAGCACCGCCTTCATTTCGCTCGACGGCGTTGTGGAGGCCCCGGGCGGCGAGCCCGGTTACCGGAACGCCGGGTGGACCTTCAAGGACGTCGAGTTCCTCCCCGAGGCATTCGACATCAAGGGCCGGGAGCAGAAGGAAGCCACCGCGATGCTGATGGGCCGGACCAGCTACGAGGCATTCAGCCCGGTGTGGCCCGATATGGAGGACTTCGCCGACTACAAGGCGATGCCGAAGTACGTCGTCTCCACCACCCTTACCGAGGACGATCTCGTGTCGAACTGGGGCGAGACGACGATCCTGCGCTCACTCGACGACGTCGCCGCGCTGAAGGAGACCGAGGGCGGCCCGATCATCGTCCACGGCAGCGCCTCCCTGAACCAGGCCCTTTCGGACGCCGGCCTGATCGACCGTTACCACCTGCTCGTCTTCCCGCTCCTCCTCGGCGCGGGCAAGCGGCTCTTCAGCGCCACGGACAAGGACACGCAGAAGCTGAAGCTGGTCGAGCACGAGGTCTACGCCAACGGTCTGCAGAAGAACGTCTTCGACGTCGTCCGCTGA
- a CDS encoding multicopper oxidase domain-containing protein — protein MVLPLVWALVRSSPVAAHTTAMGAWLSFYFLYVPPGPQGLPVAAGASALVLATTIGASLLLDDLRSRGGRLARLPWLSGVAAVVTAAALGSLFLVSESATTDWGGGPERAGHSVHAMGRGHGAGTPAMRSVDELTGPRDGTPDARFTLTAAHGTVRLSSGKKIDALTFNGISPGPELRVGKGQLVEVTLVNKDVVEGVTLHWHGVDVPNAEDGVPGVTQNPVRPGERHVYRFVPDRTGTYNGEAVTGSTWWTDTLNVAPGESYEIDFSADNPGVWMDHCHNFEHAESGMIMHLAYDDVTTPYHGPAH, from the coding sequence GTGGTGCTGCCGCTGGTGTGGGCTCTCGTGCGGTCCAGTCCCGTCGCCGCGCACACCACGGCGATGGGTGCCTGGCTGTCCTTCTACTTCCTGTACGTCCCGCCCGGTCCGCAGGGTCTGCCGGTCGCAGCCGGGGCGTCGGCGCTCGTCCTGGCCACGACTATCGGAGCCTCCCTCCTGCTCGACGACCTGCGCTCCCGCGGCGGCCGCCTGGCCCGGCTGCCCTGGCTCTCCGGGGTCGCCGCCGTGGTCACCGCGGCCGCGCTGGGCAGCCTGTTCCTGGTCAGCGAGTCCGCGACGACGGACTGGGGCGGTGGCCCGGAGCGCGCCGGGCACTCCGTGCACGCCATGGGCCGTGGGCACGGCGCCGGGACCCCGGCCATGCGCTCCGTGGACGAGCTGACCGGCCCGCGCGACGGCACCCCCGACGCCCGCTTCACCCTGACCGCCGCGCACGGCACCGTACGGCTGTCCTCGGGCAAGAAGATCGACGCACTCACCTTCAACGGAATCAGCCCCGGCCCCGAACTACGAGTCGGGAAAGGTCAGTTGGTTGAGGTCACCCTGGTCAACAAGGATGTGGTCGAGGGCGTCACCCTGCACTGGCACGGCGTGGACGTGCCCAACGCGGAGGACGGGGTGCCGGGCGTCACCCAGAACCCGGTACGCCCCGGCGAGAGGCACGTCTACCGCTTCGTACCCGACCGCACCGGCACGTACAACGGCGAGGCGGTCACCGGCAGCACCTGGTGGACCGACACCCTCAATGTCGCCCCCGGTGAGAGCTATGAGATCGACTTCAGCGCCGACAATCCCGGTGTGTGGATGGACCACTGCCACAACTTCGAACACGCCGAGAGCGGCATGATCATGCATCTGGCCTACGACGACGTCACCACTCCGTACCACGGCCCGGCGCACTGA
- a CDS encoding SRPBCC family protein: protein MTYPTTIDENAPVVADHTIRIGALLERVWQLHTGIGFWPDWQSDITEARLDGPIAPGTTFHWVTAGLSIDSTIYAVDGRHRILWGGPAHGITGVHEWTFTEDGDGVVVRTRESWAGAPVDADRDNLAAALDDSLSGWLDALKKAAE, encoded by the coding sequence ATGACCTACCCCACGACCATCGACGAGAACGCCCCCGTCGTCGCCGACCACACCATCCGGATCGGCGCTCTTCTCGAGCGGGTCTGGCAGCTGCACACCGGGATCGGCTTCTGGCCCGACTGGCAGTCCGACATCACCGAGGCCCGGCTCGACGGCCCCATTGCCCCCGGCACCACCTTCCACTGGGTGACCGCGGGCCTGTCCATCGACTCCACCATCTACGCGGTCGACGGCCGGCACCGCATCCTGTGGGGCGGTCCCGCGCACGGCATCACCGGCGTGCACGAGTGGACCTTCACCGAGGACGGCGACGGCGTCGTCGTCCGCACCCGGGAGTCCTGGGCGGGCGCACCGGTCGACGCCGACCGGGACAACCTCGCCGCCGCGCTGGACGACTCGCTCAGCGGCTGGCTCGACGCCCTGAAGAAGGCGGCGGAGTAG
- a CDS encoding carotenoid oxygenase family protein gives MTMTLEKPYISGHFTPVTDEITGRELKVRGTLPPELNGRYFRNGHNPKPGVTPTHWFRGEGMLHGVRLKDGRAEWYRNRWVRTPFLDGVPFTGTELEVSAAATNIIFHGGRYLALQEANLPWEVSADLDTIGAYDFGGKLTSSMTAHPKEDPETGELHFFSYSPFPPYLTYYVADASGAIVRSEIVDGSGPSLMHDFAITREHVVFINSPVVFDHAEHSGIPYRWHDDVPLRIGMMPRAGGRATWFEVADQAALLHVANAYTDAQGRIVLEAPRFDRSAWENSWKWWVGAPGYGTSPDAGSTFHRWIVDPATGKVTTESLNDLATEFPSINDAHTGSDYRYSYAIAFPGAGLSGYHTVKFDTQTGQEKLLAHGEGRMPGEAVFAPAEGGTAEDDGYLLTIVSDLRADASELLVLDASDLSTVAAVELPRRVPAGIHGHWIPDTEMPA, from the coding sequence ATGACCATGACCCTGGAAAAGCCCTACATCAGCGGCCACTTCACGCCCGTCACCGACGAGATCACCGGACGCGAGCTGAAGGTGCGCGGCACCCTCCCGCCCGAGCTGAACGGCCGCTACTTCCGCAACGGCCACAACCCGAAGCCGGGCGTCACCCCCACTCACTGGTTCCGTGGCGAGGGCATGCTCCACGGGGTCCGCCTCAAGGACGGCCGGGCCGAGTGGTACCGCAACCGCTGGGTGCGCACCCCTTTCCTGGACGGCGTGCCGTTCACCGGTACCGAGCTCGAAGTCAGCGCCGCCGCCACCAACATCATCTTCCACGGGGGCCGTTACCTGGCCCTGCAGGAGGCAAACCTGCCCTGGGAGGTGAGCGCCGACCTCGACACGATCGGCGCCTACGACTTCGGCGGCAAACTCACCAGCTCGATGACCGCCCACCCCAAAGAGGACCCGGAGACCGGCGAGCTGCACTTCTTCAGCTACAGCCCGTTCCCGCCGTACCTGACCTACTACGTGGCCGACGCCTCCGGCGCCATCGTCAGGTCCGAGATCGTCGACGGCTCCGGCCCGTCGCTCATGCACGACTTCGCCATCACACGCGAGCATGTCGTCTTCATCAACTCGCCGGTGGTCTTCGACCACGCCGAGCACTCCGGCATCCCCTACCGCTGGCACGACGACGTCCCGCTGCGCATCGGCATGATGCCGCGCGCCGGGGGCAGGGCCACCTGGTTCGAGGTGGCCGACCAGGCGGCGCTGTTGCACGTCGCCAACGCCTACACCGACGCGCAGGGCCGGATCGTCCTCGAAGCACCGCGCTTCGACCGTTCCGCCTGGGAGAACTCGTGGAAGTGGTGGGTCGGCGCTCCCGGCTACGGCACCAGCCCCGACGCCGGCTCGACCTTCCACCGGTGGATCGTGGACCCGGCCACGGGCAAGGTCACCACCGAGTCCCTCAACGACCTGGCCACCGAGTTCCCGTCGATCAACGACGCCCACACCGGTTCGGACTACCGCTACAGCTACGCCATCGCCTTCCCCGGCGCGGGCCTGTCGGGCTACCACACCGTCAAGTTCGACACGCAAACCGGCCAGGAGAAGCTGCTCGCGCACGGCGAGGGCCGGATGCCCGGCGAGGCCGTCTTCGCGCCCGCCGAGGGCGGGACCGCCGAGGACGACGGCTACCTGCTCACCATCGTCAGCGACCTCAGGGCCGACGCCTCGGAGCTGCTGGTCCTGGACGCGAGCGACCTGAGCACCGTGGCCGCCGTCGAACTCCCCCGCAGGGTGCCCGCCGGGATCCACGGCCACTGGATCCCCGACACCGAGATGCCCGCCTGA